From Phycodurus eques isolate BA_2022a chromosome 1, UOR_Pequ_1.1, whole genome shotgun sequence, one genomic window encodes:
- the uts2a gene encoding LOW QUALITY PROTEIN: urotensin 2, alpha (The sequence of the model RefSeq protein was modified relative to this genomic sequence to represent the inferred CDS: inserted 2 bases in 1 codon), translated as MHGLLYCAVLLVASGSFLAQPITHSAEMPYPVFVLMKDMRGVTPRDEFSVPEHLYVTHHQIPMYYSYSRVRTTSLLPKELKKVVLLEKQXLLNPYSHMLDIRKQVKKIRGNADCFHKYCV; from the exons ATGCACGGTCTTCTGTACTGCGCCGTGCTTCTTGTGGCCTCTGGATCATTCCTAGCCCAGCCCATTACACATTCTGCTGAGATGCCCTATCCTGTATTTG TATTAATGAAGGACATGAGAGGAGTCACACCTCGAGATGAGTTTTCTGTTCCAGAGCAT CTGTATGTCACACATCACCAAATTCCGATGTATTATTCCTATTCACGTGTCAGAACCACAAGCCTTCTTCCAAAAGAACTGAAAAAAGTG GTCTTACTGGAGAAACA TCTGCTAAACCCTTACAGTCACATGCTGGACATCCGGAAACAGGTGAAGAAGATAAGAGGCAATGCAGACTGTTTCCACAAGTACTGTGTCTAA
- the ccdc187 gene encoding coiled-coil domain-containing protein 187 yields the protein MAELQIDQSNLPRVQEVCQSFAVLEDGVLAHNLQEQEIEQYYTTNIQKSQLVQNDIRVAKQLQDEEEAQRALQRAVLRQESRQLEEQDFEYARVIQEEIRRRAEEAWRREQDDEEMAKQMQEEEEQRMRRARAEEEYREGSSSGSAPPSPNQHTLSRQRPGEAQYSSTTAKGQYSNTPNPPDYSRPPPLYCPGRVAAHQTATSWSSEGHTHSGGQLRRELEESLHAHSDFFEQRPNIRNNTAPLHRRLSLRLPRERDDRSLSTPSSIREGRDGWGLYDDNGDQEKRRARDWELEMNHQLQNPTWGNQNGSAEAREGRCSRSESVRIHDRPRHGSRDSSGTWSYRDNADKHVHFAAGTRSSDRRPDTSMQVWEMLGHVLRERGVPVTLGGRGAPLKIGPQKQDSQPLHRSEVSYCDTQPHQTHFQRAASTRHSFHGDIRERRLSRRDNREPDHRGSEDGHHNNVMHDGELSQISGGGSRRWGRPDHNFDSGRAASEDTVVRTGGRHWHETIEERFSAEEEAEREPERRPQRSLSSSWVRWRHMAAGASLPSKKRQTSLDLGDLQQVLHDEELACKLQEQETKFLTRTSQPRPRSHYPEGDFRVAQVAQDEEIARYMQKQEIKSNRISRELEGPASWREHRAMMSHHDQRTTREKQVQRQRLDSEGLPSPTEDCSPENQPPSPVSTLTQSQQLKNVAEELDPTFQAKRQGADILRMGQTGTACQSLPDTHNFLEEPTFIPPTKRQKDKARRTNPKEKKENCKQQ from the exons ATGGCAGAGCTCCAGATTGACCAGTCCAACCTCCCCCGTGTCCAGGAag TATGCCAGAGTTTTGCTGTTTTGGAAGATGGCGTGTTGGCACACAATCTCCAGGAGCAGGAAA TCGAGCAGTACTACACCACCAACATTCAGAAGAGCCAGCTGGTGCAGAATGACATCCGTGTAGCCAAGCAGCTtcaggatgaggaggaggcgcAGCGGGCCCTGCAGAGAGCCGTGCTGAGACAAGAGTCCAGACAACT GGAAGAACAGGACTTTGAGTATGCCCGTGTAATTCAGGAGGAGATCCGGCGGCGGGCTGAAGAGGCCTGGAGGAGGGAGCAAGATGACGAG GAAATGGCTAAACAGATgcaggaggaagaagagcagaGGATGAGGAGAGCCAGAGCAGAGGAGGAGTACCGTGAAG GCAGCTCCAGCGGTTCTGCACCGCCATCACCAAACCAACATACACTCAGCAGGCAGCGTCCAGGCGAGGCGCAGTACTCATCCACCACCGCCAAGGGGCAGTATTCTAACACGCCGAACCCTCCAGATTACAGCAGGCCGCCTCCGCTTTACTGCCCTGGCAGGGTAGCAGCTCACCAAACTGCAACTTCATGGTCAAGTGAAGGGCACACGCATTCCGGTGGGCAACTCAGGAGGGAATTAGAAGAGTCACTGCATGCACACTCTGATTTCTTTGAACAGAGACCAAATATAAGAAACAACACAGCGCCTCTCCATCGCAGATTATCTTTACGCTTGCCTCGCGAGAGAGACGACAGGAGTCTTTCCACTCCCAGCAGCATCAGAGAGGGGCGTGATGGCTGGGGGCTGTATGATGACAATGGCGATCAAGAGAAGAGGAGGGCACGGGACTGGGAACTGGAAATGAACCACCAACTACAAAACCCGACGTGGGGCAATCAGAATGGATCAGCCGAGGCTCGAGAAGGGCGGTGTAGTCGTAGTGAATCTGTTCGGATTCACGACCGCCCGAGACACGGCAGCAGAGACTCATCCGGGACGTGGAGCTACAGAGACAACGCTGACAAACACGTCCACTTCGCAGCAGGCACCAGGAGTTCTGACAGACGGCCGGACACGAGCATGCAGGTCTGGGAGATGCTCGGCCACGTCCTCAGAGAGCGAGGTGTCCCTGTGACATTGGGGGGTCGTGGAGCACCGCTGAAAATAGGTCCTCAAAAGCAAGACAGCCAACCGCTTCACAGGAGTGAGGTCTCCTACTGCGACACCCAACCACATCAGACGCACTTCCAGAGAGCTGCCTCCACCAGGCACAGTTTCCATGGCGACATTAGGGAAAGGAGATTATCTCGCCGGGACAACAGGGAGCCAGATCACAGAGGATCTGAAGACGGTCACCACAACAATGTGATGCACGATGGAGAGCTTTCTCAGATCAGTGGCGGAGGCAGCAGAAGGTGGGGGCGTCCTGACCACAACTTTGACTCGGGAAGAGCTGCAAGCGAGGACACCGTCGTGAGGACGGGTGGCAGGCATTGGCACGAGACCATAGAAGAACGTTTCAGTgccgaggaggaggcggagaggGAACCAGAGCGGCGCCCTCAGAGAAGCCTCAGCAGCAGCTGGGTCAGGTGGAGACACATGGCAGCAG GAGCATCACTGCCCTCCAAGAAGAGGCAGACGAGCCTGGATCTGGGGGACCTGCAGCAAGTTCTACATGATGAGGAGCTGGCCTGCAAGCTACAGGAGCAGGAGACCAAGTTCTTGACGAGG accTCACAGCCCAGGCCACGTAGTCATTACCCCGAGGGGGACTTCCGCGTAGCGCAGGTGGCACAGGATGAG GAAATTGCTCGCTATATGCAAAAGCAGGAAATCAAGTCAAATCGCATATCACGGGAGTTGGAAGGACCGGCGTCGTGGCGGGAGCACCGAGCCATGATGAGCCATCACGACCAGAGAACGACACGAGAGAAACAG GTGCAGAGGCAGAGGCTCGACTCAGAGGGCCTCCCCTCCCCCACTGAGGACTGCTCTCCAGAGAATCAGCCTCCCAGCCCTGTCTCCACACTAAC CCAATCCCAGCAGCTCAAGAATGTTGcggaggagctggacccaaccTTCCAGGCCAAGAGGCAAGGGGCAGACATCCTCCGAATGGGACAAACCG GCACCGCCTGTCAGTCACTTCCTGACACGCACAACTTCCTCGAGGAGCCCACCTTCATCCCGCCCACCAAGCGTCAAAAAGACAAAGCTCGCCGTACAAATCCcaaagaaaagaaggaaaattgtaagcaacaataa